One segment of Pseudomonas sp. FP2196 DNA contains the following:
- a CDS encoding type IV pilin protein, whose amino-acid sequence MRRSNRGFTLIEIMIVIAIIGIVITIGYPSLTEYVKKGRRAEVVSLLSEQAQTLERFYTKNNLYTGITGLSAGNDFYTITPTITDQTFLLTATRKTGTAMATDKCGDFTLTNTGVRSMSNATTGLTTKDCWGR is encoded by the coding sequence ATGCGCAGATCCAACCGAGGCTTCACCCTGATCGAAATCATGATCGTGATTGCGATCATCGGGATCGTCATCACCATTGGCTATCCGAGCCTCACCGAATACGTGAAGAAGGGCCGTCGCGCCGAAGTGGTGTCGCTGCTGTCGGAGCAGGCGCAGACCCTCGAACGGTTCTACACCAAGAACAATCTCTACACCGGCATCACGGGTCTGAGCGCCGGTAATGATTTCTACACCATTACCCCGACGATCACTGACCAGACCTTCCTGCTGACCGCCACCCGCAAGACGGGCACGGCCATGGCCACCGACAAGTGCGGGGACTTCACCCTGACCAACACGGGTGTCAGAAGCATGAGCAATGCGACTACCGGGCTGACCACCAAGGATTGCTGGGGCCGCTGA
- the thiO gene encoding glycine oxidase ThiO, which produces MTRQQQVVIVGGGVIGLLTAYNLASEVGSVVLLDRSNVGQESSWAGGGIVSPLYPWRYSPAVTALAHWSQDFYPQLGERLFADTGVDPEVHTTGLYWLDLDDETEALAWAERENRPLRAVDISAAHDAVPALGGGFSRAIYMADVANVRNPRLVKSLKAALQALPNVIIHEQSEVSGFVREGERVVGVATSKGVIKGDQVVLTAGAWSGDLLKTLNLTLPVEPVKGQMILYKCAADFLPSMVLAKGRYAIPRRDGHILIGSTLEHEGYDKTPTDVALESLKASAVELLPALAEAEVVGHWAGLRPGSPEGIPYIGRVPGFDGLWLNCGHYRNGLVLAPASCQLFADVMLGRAPIIDPAPYAPEGRI; this is translated from the coding sequence ATGACCAGGCAACAGCAAGTGGTGATTGTCGGTGGCGGGGTGATTGGCCTGCTGACCGCCTACAATCTCGCCTCCGAAGTGGGCAGCGTGGTGCTGCTGGATCGCTCGAACGTCGGCCAGGAATCGTCCTGGGCGGGCGGCGGCATCGTTTCTCCGCTGTATCCGTGGCGCTACAGCCCGGCGGTCACAGCGCTGGCGCATTGGTCACAGGATTTTTATCCACAGCTCGGCGAGCGATTGTTTGCTGATACCGGGGTCGATCCCGAGGTTCACACCACAGGCCTGTACTGGTTGGATCTGGACGACGAAACCGAAGCGCTGGCCTGGGCTGAGCGGGAGAACCGGCCGCTGCGGGCTGTGGATATCTCGGCGGCCCATGACGCGGTGCCGGCACTTGGCGGTGGCTTCTCGCGGGCGATCTACATGGCTGATGTGGCCAACGTCAGAAACCCGCGTCTGGTGAAGTCGCTGAAAGCGGCATTGCAGGCGCTGCCGAACGTGATCATTCACGAGCAATCCGAAGTCAGTGGATTTGTCCGTGAGGGCGAGCGGGTGGTTGGCGTGGCGACTTCCAAAGGCGTGATCAAGGGCGATCAGGTAGTGCTGACGGCAGGTGCATGGAGCGGTGATTTGCTCAAGACGCTTAACCTGACGTTGCCGGTGGAGCCAGTCAAAGGCCAGATGATCCTCTACAAATGCGCGGCTGATTTCTTGCCGAGCATGGTGTTGGCCAAGGGCCGTTATGCGATTCCGCGTCGCGACGGGCATATCCTGATCGGCAGCACGCTGGAACATGAGGGCTACGACAAGACGCCGACCGATGTTGCGCTGGAAAGCCTGAAAGCCTCGGCGGTGGAGTTGTTGCCGGCGCTGGCGGAGGCCGAAGTGGTCGGGCATTGGGCCGGGTTACGTCCGGGTTCGCCTGAGGGGATTCCCTACATTGGTCGGGTGCCGGGGTTTGACGGTTTGTGGCTGAACTGCGGGCATTACCGCAATGGGCTGGTGCTGGCACCGGCGTCGTGTCAGTTGTTTGCCGATGTGATGCTGGGGCGGGCGCCGATTATTGATCCGGCGCCGTATGCGCCTGAAGGCCGAATTTAG